The Maridesulfovibrio salexigens DSM 2638 region ACGTTTGCTTGAAACTCTTGTCTCCCGTAGCTGGGTCATCACCCTTGCGTGGCCTACAGATCAGCAGAATTCACCGGAAGTAGCTGATTGGGTTAATGCCATGCTCCGTTTCTGGCGTTCCGGTCAGGGCTGGTTTGCCCGTACTTCCGCAAAGGGTGCCTTGGATAAAGAAATGGGCTTGCAGGTGGTCATGGGCTGTCAGCGGGAACTTAAAAATGCGCTTCTTAACCCTCAATCCACCTCCGCAGCTAACGCGATTTCCGGGATGTTCGATCCGAAGGGCTTGCGTAGGCTTGACCTTGTGCTTGGAAAAGCTCAGGAATCCCTCAATTACAACGTTAATCCCGCATTAGTGCTGGATTGGGTTTGTACTGCTGCCATGCCGAAGAAGCGGCGTTAGAACTTTGTTGTAACTCTTCTGTATGTCTCCGAATGCATGAAAATGCTTCGGATACTGCGATTATCTCATTTTTCCTATCATATAAATCTTTTCGACTTAATTTCCCTCTGGTATGTACGGTTATTCAAACTGTTAGTCAGAAGGATATGAAAATGAAATCTTCAATTTCTTATGGTCACTTGGAGCCGGGAGAAGAAGCCGGTGCTTCGGAGTTGATATTTAAAGTTTTCGATAAAAAAGTAGCCCCAAGTTTTACAGAGGAAGGGTGTTCAGAGTTTAAGTCTTTTGCAACTCCGGAAGCCTTGCGAGAGCGTATTGATCAGGGGGCTGTTATTTTAGCTGCAAGGCACGATGCCAAGCTTGTAGGTGTAGCTGAAATTCGTTCCTTAGAGCATCTGTGTCTGCTTTTTGTTGATTCTGCTGAGCAGGGTAAAGGTATTGGTAAAGTGCTGATTCAGATGGTAGCAGACCACTGTCGCGATGCAGGTTCCAGTGAGTTAACTGTCAATTCCTCTCCTAATTCCCGTACATTCTATGAAAGTTTTGGCTTTATTGCACAGGACTCAGAACAGCTTAAGAATGGTATTAGATTTGTGCCGATGAAGTATGAGTTTAAATAGGTATTGTGAACGAATTGTTTACAGAGACTGTAGAAAGCTCACCGCCCTGTTCAATTCTATATCCGCAGTTCTGCCTACATAATTGATCATATTGGCCGATGTGCGGGAAACCTTAATATCAGGAGTGATGCCGCCAATTCCGTTTCTGCTGTCGAGCTGGATTTCCCTGTCCTGATTTAGCGATTGTCCGTTAGGGAACTTAACGATGTATCCCATAGGCATTTTTGCTTCTCCTCCGGTCATTCCGAATGAACCGTTGGTACCGAAAATCCCGACAACATACCCATTTTCAAGATTTTGGATGGTCATGGCGACCCCCTCGGCGGAACTGGTGGTATCGGGGTTTACCAGGGCAACGACCGGACCAGTGAACAGCGGCGTTTGTGGTGGGATGTTCAGCGGGATACCCCAGCCGATTATGGCTGTACCATCTCGGTTCGGCAGAATTATTTCCATCAGGCCATTGTAGGCATTGTATTGATTCTGGTATTCGTAAAATGTTTCTTCTGCGTAAAAGAAACCTGAAATTTTGGCCGCCAG contains the following coding sequences:
- a CDS encoding GNAT family N-acetyltransferase, producing the protein MKSSISYGHLEPGEEAGASELIFKVFDKKVAPSFTEEGCSEFKSFATPEALRERIDQGAVILAARHDAKLVGVAEIRSLEHLCLLFVDSAEQGKGIGKVLIQMVADHCRDAGSSELTVNSSPNSRTFYESFGFIAQDSEQLKNGIRFVPMKYEFK